Proteins co-encoded in one Papaver somniferum cultivar HN1 chromosome 5, ASM357369v1, whole genome shotgun sequence genomic window:
- the LOC113279666 gene encoding taxadiene 5-alpha hydroxylase-like: protein MSPIMEKRKEQIKKGTLNPMNDVLSCMLSLETESAENGDQEEPVTMNEVIDNFVAMMIASHDSSASVLTWVIWKLAKDREVYDNVVREQMSIVDTRKQRQPQGEGEADERLTWGDVAKMKYTWRVVQEVMRVIPPFFGSFRTAIKDTSYDGYDIPKGWKVVFWVAYATHMNDDIFNDPAKFDPSRFDSKSNIIPPYSYLPFGAGHHTCVGLEFSRVEALVVLHHIRIVTCESR from the exons ATGTCTCCAATCATGGAGAAAAGGAAGGAACAAATCAAGAAAGGGACACTTAACCCTATGAACGACGTATTGTCTTGCATGTTGTCATTGGAAACAGAATCTGCCGAGAATGGTGATCAAGAAGAACCCGTTACAATGAATGAAGTTATTGATAATTTCGTTGCTATGATGATTGCTAGCCATGATAGTTCAGCTTCTGTCTTAACTTGGGTCATTTGGAAATTGGCTAAAGATCGCGAGGTCTATGATAATGTTGTCAGAG AGCAAATGAGCATTGTGGACACGAGAAAGCAGCGACAACCGCAAGGTGAAGGTGAAGCTGACGAACGACTAACATGGGGCGATGTAGCAAAAATGAAATACACATGGAGAGTAGTACAAGAAGTGATGAGGGTCATTCCTCCGTtctttggaagcttcagaacggcAATTAAAGACACTAGTTATGATGGCTATGACATTCCAAAGGGATGGAAGGTG GTATTTTGGGTGGCATATGCAACACACATGAACGATGACATATTCAACGATCCTGCAAAATTTGATCCATCTCGTTTCGACAGCAAGTCAAATATTATTCCCCCTTACTCGTATTTACCATTTGGAGCAGGACATCATACTTGCGTAGGACTCGAATTCTCTCGAGTTGAAGCGTTGGTAGTGTTGCATCATATTCGAATTGTCACTTGTGAATCCAGATGA
- the LOC113282843 gene encoding cyclic nucleotide-gated ion channel 1-like, translating into MTKILDPHGSFLKKWNKFFLLSHVVAVYLDPIFFYVPVIDRNKSCIGLDKKLLIAVIFMRSFTDVIYVLHIIFQFRTGFVAASSRVFVKGHLVNDPVAIARRYLSSYFFVDFLAALPLPQVVILIVIPNLQGSASLDTKNLLLYAVLFQFFPRVFRIYPLYKEVTRTCGIITERAWIGAAFNFFLYILFSHMFGASWYVLSIQREDRCWRNACGTEAACDPSSLYCGNNNSVGSKTVLNASCPHTESDATPFDFGIYLTALKSGVVESTDFHQKLCFCMWWGLRNLSSLGQNLETSTFVGEIYFAASISILGLVFFALLIGNMQAYLQSYTIGSEEMMRAKRRDAESWDVEQWMSDRLFPEVIRERIRRYEQYKWKQTRGINEQNIIHRLPKDLRRDIKRHLCLSLLIRVPIFEKMDDQLQDALCDRMEPAFYAEGSCIIREGDPVDEMLFIGRGKLLTVTTNGGRTGFFNSEIIKAGDFCGEELFTWALDPHSTTNLPISTRTVRALSEVEGFTLVSDNLKYVASKFRRIHSKQLQHTFRFYSQQWRTWAACFIQAAWRRYHKKKLEESLRQERVSYRLQNVLRLS; encoded by the exons ATGACGAAAATCCTCGATCCACATGGTTCATTTCTTAAAAAGTGGAACAAGTTTTTTCTATTGTCCCACGTGGTTGCAGTTTACTTGGATCCCATATTCTTCTATGTTCCGGTGATTGACAGGAACAAGAGTTGCATTGGTTTGGATAAGAAGCTTCTGATTGCCGTTATTTTTATGCGTTCCTTCACTGATGTTATTTATGTACTTCACATTATCTTTCAATTCCGAACTGGTTTCGTTGCTGCCTCTTCTCGAGTGTTTGTAAAGGGTCATTTAGTAAATGATCCTGTTGCAATAGCACGGAGATACTTGTCTTCATACTTCTTTGTTGATTTCCTTGCAGCTCTTCCACTTCCACAG GTGGTAATTCTGATTGTCATCCCCAACTTGCAAGGCTCAGCGTCATTGGATACGAAGAACTTGCTGTTGTACGCTGTATTATTCCAGTTCTTTCCAAGGGTGTTTCGAATTTATCCACtgtataaagaagtcacaagaaCTTGTGGCATAATCACTGAAAGGGCGTGGATTGGAGCTGCTTTTAATTTCTTTCTTTACATACTTTTCAGTCAC ATGTTTGGCGCCTCTTGGTATGTGCTGTCTATACAACGCGAAGATAGGTGTTGGCGTAATGCCTGTGGCACTGAGGCAGCATGCGATCCTTCTTCTTTATACTGTGGAAATAATAATTCAGTAGGAAGTAAAACAGTTCTAAATGCTTCTTGTCCACATACTGAATCGGATGCAACTCCATTTGATTTTGGAATATACCTTACTGCTCTTAAGTCTGGTGTGGTTGAGTCAACAGATTTTCACCAGAAGCTTTGTTTCTGCATGTGGTGGGGCCTGAGAAATCTGAG TTCTTTGGGTCAAAACTTGGAAACAAGTACTTTTGTTGGGGAGATCTACTTTGCAGCTTCTATTTCTATCTTGGGCTTGGTCTTCTTTGCTCTTCTCATTGGTAACATGCAG GCATATCTACAATCTTATACAATTGGATCAGAAGAGATGATGAGAGCAAAACGTCGAGATGCAGAGAGTTGGGACGTAGAACAGTGGATGTCTGACAGATTATTTCCAGAGGTGATAAGGGAACGGATCAGGCGGTATGAACAATACAAATGGAAACAAACAAGAGGGATCAATGAGCAAAATATCATACATAGACTTCCGAAGGACCTCAGAAGGGACATTAAGCGTCATCTTTGCTTAAGTCTACTCATAAGA GTGCCAATTTTTGAAAAGATGGATGATCAACTCCAAGATGCTCTGTGTGATCGCATGGAGCCAGCTTTCTATGCGGAAGGCAGTTGTATTATCCGTGAAGGCGACCCTGTTGATGAGATGCTCTTTATTGGGAGGGGAAAGCTATTAACTGTGACAACAAATGGTGGAAGGACGGGTTTTTTCAACTCCGAAATTATAAAAGCTGGGGACTTttgtggggaagaactttttacaTGGGCTCTAGACCCTCATTCAACTACCAATCTCCCCATCTCTACCAGAACTGTAAGGGCTCTGTCAGAGGTCGAAGGTTTTACTTTAGTGTCTGACAATTTGAAATATGTAGCATCTAAATTCCGGCGTATCCACAGCAAGCAACTTCAACACACATTTAGGTTTTACTCTCAGCAGTGGAGGACATGGGCAGCATGTTTCATACAAGCAGCTTGGCGGAGGTATcacaagaagaaattggaagaatcTTTACGCCAAGAGCGTGTTTCATACAGGTTGCAAAATGTTTTGCGGCTATCATAA